The DNA window CCCCTTAAAATTGAATATCTGCTCCCAATTAAAGCACCCAGACGCTTCTGTGCTTTTAGGCCATTCGCTACACCATGTAGGAATACTGGGTGTTTCTACTCTATCAAAACTTGGTGTGTATGGCTTTATATCCAACACTGGGGTATTGTCATTCGCGTCAATAAAAGTAATCCTAATAATTCCCTTGTTAAAATCAATGCTGATAATTTCCGATGTTGTTAAAGCAATAGGATTAGGGCGGACTGGCGACCTTGTGGCAAAAACGCCCATTACTGTTGGTGCATTTTTATAGGGCTGTTCAATTTGTAATATATTTCTATCTAACTTATTATCACAATCACTAAACCACCATACTACGTTAATATGGCTAAATCCATTTAATGCTTGCAGTCCAGGAATATACTCTGGCTCTAATTCAATAAATACTCCGCTGTTATTATTTTTTACCTTTCCAATAGGTTTTAATTGATAATTATTCATGTTATACCTCCTCGTTTTCTACTTTGAGTTCAGTATAACATCTCACATCATGTGAGATACAAGAGGAAAAATAAAAACGCCCTACATTTTTACAGGACATTACTAATTAAGTTCCAATGGTATTTGGATTTCAGTCAGGTATTTTTCCGGATTACTCTCATTCCACGATCCCCTATGCACAATTTGTCGCATAGGGTTTGACATTCGATATTTACTATTTTTTTGTAACCATTTAGCAAAAACAATATACGCTCTTTTTATATTTGAAAAGTCACCATATACCATTGTGCAAGCCATATTGGGGACAGGCTCAATAATACGGAAACAGAATGGAGCAATATCTTTACATAACTTACTTACAGGGACGCATAACTCAATATCAACATTTTGTCCTTTGTATTCTGTATCATGATAAATAGAAAAAGTATGACCAGATATTTCTATCTTCTGTTCTTTTGCAAAAGCAGAAAGTTCATTCCATAAATCCCCCTCAGAGTAGTATGTAGGAACAATTCTTCGCAAAGAAAGTACTTGATACTCTGGGATTGCTTTAATGGAAATGTTATAATGAAGTTCTCCTTTGTTTTCTTTTATTTCGTTTCTAGCAATCGCAATTTTTTGTAGTTTTTCCTTCTCATTCTGTATGGTATCCATAATTTCAAATCGCTTTTGTTCAAGAGTTTCAAGTAGTAAACAATCATTCATTTCGAGTGCAAGTGCAATTTCAGAAATATTAAAACCGATGTCACGCAAATATATTATTCTATTTAGGCGGGGTATTTGGGTTACTGAGTACATTCGGTGCCCCGTCCATTTATCGACTGCTTCTGGCTTTAACAGCCCTACTTCATCATAATATCGAAGCATACGAATAGATACTTGCATTATTTTTGAAAACTCACCTATTTTAAACATCTTATCACCACCTATACATAATTATACTTTAAGTTTCATAAACTTCAAGACGATTTTCATTTCTGAAACTTAATAATAATATTCTCCATTCTTATAAATTATTGGCACGATAAAAAACATTTCAAACCTTAGCATTTTTTATGCTATAAGTTTTAATTCAAATTGCTTGTAAGTTAATATTTATAATTTAATGATTCCTTCTCTCTTTATTATTAATCATTTTTTACACACTAATAAAAATCTATGTATTTTAGCTTCAACAACTCCTTTATTTTCTAAAATATCTTGTGCCTCAAATAATTTATCAAGACATTTTTCAACTGAAAAATTAATAAATTCCCATTCAATAATACAGGCAAACCATACTAATGCACCTATATCATAAAATTTAATTGGTCTAAATACTTCTTGCTCTTGTAAAATATTAAATCCAATGTTTTTAAATTTTTTAGAAACTTTACCCAAATATTGTTCTGGAAATTGAATTTTAGTATTTGGTAATAATAAATCTATAAGTTCTCTATCATTTTCTGCTCCAACTTGTTGAGTTATAAAGATACCACCTTTTTTTAATATTCTATATATTTCACTAGCATTAAAAGCACCATGCCTATTTATTATAATATCAAATGTATTATCTTCAAAAGGTAATTTGTCTAATGCATTAGCCTTTTTAAAATCTATTCCGAGTGGTAGTAATTCTTTTTTACAAAATTCTACATTAGGTTCATAATTTTCAGTAGCACTAGTATTTCCATAAGAATGACCTAAATATATTAAAAACTCTCCACCACCAGTATCTATATCAAGTAATTTATGTTCTTTTTTCAAATATTTTCTTATAATATCTGTATAATCCCAAGGTAAATCACTTTCTTCATCAAATCTACCTTCAATATATGAAAAATCCCACCCCTTTATATATGCATTTTTTTCTTCTTCTAGCCATTCTTTTATTAATTTTTCCTTTTTTGTCATAAATTTTCTCATTTCTATATATTTTTTTATTTTAAATAATTATTGTAACAATTTTTTTTATTAATAAATATTTTTTGTTGTCTTTTTAAATAAATGCCTAAAAATGTGTTTATATACAACTTCTTTACGAAAATAATTAAAATTTTATTTTTCTTGTTGCGTGTTTAATTATCCATTGGGTATTTTTATTATTAGAACTTTGATATTCTTTGATAAATTTTATTGCTTCTTCTTTATTAACCTTTAAATAATCGGTTAGATTATTAGCAACAGATTTTTTTACAAATTTTATATCATCTTCCATTAAATTTTTCAAAATTTGAAAAACTGGTTTGGGATTTTCAATAAAAATATCAAGTTTTGTTGCCCAAGGAAGTTTTGGTCTTAGACCTTCAGAAGAAAGCCTACGAAGGTGAAAATTATTGGATTTTGACCATTCTTGCATTATTTTTATAGTTTTTTTAGGATACTTTCTAATAAATGGTCGAATAGCATATTCTCCTGTATTTCTTTTTGTAATTTCTTCAATCGCTTTTATAGAAAGATTAAAATTATCTATTCCATATTTTTCTACAAATTTACCAATAGGCATACACCAATAAAATTCTTTAAACATTCCTGTTTCATTAGGATTTTCTTCACCAAAAATTTGCATTAATATTTTTAATGATTTAGAATATGGACTTGGTAACAGTCTATTTAATTCATCTGCATGAAGTTCCATTCTTTTCGTATAACTAAGTTTTACACATTTTTTTCTAATATTTTCAATATATGTTTTACTATCAAAATCTTTATAAACAACTTTTATCTTTTTCGATAATAGTTCTGCAAGATTATCTCCAAAATATTGTGTTATGCTCCTATCTTCAACCATATACTAATCCTCCCATATTTTAAGAAAAAATTACTCTAATCATTATTTATTATTA is part of the Oceanivirga salmonicida genome and encodes:
- a CDS encoding SAM-dependent methyltransferase, translating into MNNYQLKPIGKVKNNNSGVFIELEPEYIPGLQALNGFSHINVVWWFSDCDNKLDRNILQIEQPYKNAPTVMGVFATRSPVRPNPIALTTSEIISIDFNKGIIRITFIDANDNTPVLDIKPYTPSFDRVETPSIPTWCSEWPKSTEASGCFNWEQIFNFKGVL
- a CDS encoding MerR family transcriptional regulator; translation: MFKIGEFSKIMQVSIRMLRYYDEVGLLKPEAVDKWTGHRMYSVTQIPRLNRIIYLRDIGFNISEIALALEMNDCLLLETLEQKRFEIMDTIQNEKEKLQKIAIARNEIKENKGELHYNISIKAIPEYQVLSLRRIVPTYYSEGDLWNELSAFAKEQKIEISGHTFSIYHDTEYKGQNVDIELCVPVSKLCKDIAPFCFRIIEPVPNMACTMVYGDFSNIKRAYIVFAKWLQKNSKYRMSNPMRQIVHRGSWNESNPEKYLTEIQIPLELN
- a CDS encoding class I SAM-dependent methyltransferase, which translates into the protein MRKFMTKKEKLIKEWLEEEKNAYIKGWDFSYIEGRFDEESDLPWDYTDIIRKYLKKEHKLLDIDTGGGEFLIYLGHSYGNTSATENYEPNVEFCKKELLPLGIDFKKANALDKLPFEDNTFDIIINRHGAFNASEIYRILKKGGIFITQQVGAENDRELIDLLLPNTKIQFPEQYLGKVSKKFKNIGFNILQEQEVFRPIKFYDIGALVWFACIIEWEFINFSVEKCLDKLFEAQDILENKGVVEAKIHRFLLVCKK
- a CDS encoding DNA alkylation repair protein → MVEDRSITQYFGDNLAELLSKKIKVVYKDFDSKTYIENIRKKCVKLSYTKRMELHADELNRLLPSPYSKSLKILMQIFGEENPNETGMFKEFYWCMPIGKFVEKYGIDNFNLSIKAIEEITKRNTGEYAIRPFIRKYPKKTIKIMQEWSKSNNFHLRRLSSEGLRPKLPWATKLDIFIENPKPVFQILKNLMEDDIKFVKKSVANNLTDYLKVNKEEAIKFIKEYQSSNNKNTQWIIKHATRKIKF